One region of Vescimonas fastidiosa genomic DNA includes:
- the ftsH gene encoding ATP-dependent zinc metalloprotease FtsH: MKEVKSPRKPLIYYYGIVLLVILVFNMVISPLLANARVKEVDYGTFMKMIEDKDIGSVEVADSEIVFTDKDNTQIYKTGEMNDPTLTERLYASGAKFTRNIEKGMSPLLSFFLTFILPILIFAALGQYMAKKMMSQAGGPNAMAFGMGKSNAKVYVPSTDGIRFADVAGEDEAKENLAEIVDYLHNPKKYSDVGASMPKGVLLVGPPGTGKTMLAKAVAGEAGVPFFSMSGSEFVEMFVGMGASKVRDLFKQAKEKAPCIVFIDEIDAIGKKRDGQIGGNDEREQTLNQLLTEMDGFEGNNGVIILAATNRPESLDPALTRPGRFDRRVPVELPDLAGREAILKVHAKKIKTADNVDFHTIARMASGTSGAELANIINEAALRAVRSGRTVVEQADLEESIEVVIAGYQKKNAIMTDDEKKVVAYHEIGHALVAALQTASAPVQKITIIPRTSGALGYTMQVEQNDKVLMTKEELENKIATLTGGRAAEEIVFGQITTGASNDIEQATKLARAMITRYGMTDEFDMVAMETVSNQYLGGDTSLACSADTQKEIDQKVVETVKKQHEKARRLLADNRKKLDELASYLYEKETITGSEFMTILNRKDGNAV, encoded by the coding sequence ATGAAAGAAGTTAAGTCACCGAGAAAACCCCTGATCTATTATTACGGCATTGTTTTGTTGGTCATTCTGGTTTTCAACATGGTCATCTCTCCGTTGCTTGCAAATGCCAGAGTGAAAGAGGTTGATTACGGTACCTTTATGAAGATGATCGAGGATAAAGATATCGGCAGCGTAGAGGTTGCCGATTCCGAGATCGTATTCACAGACAAGGACAATACCCAGATCTACAAGACTGGCGAAATGAACGACCCCACCCTGACCGAGCGGCTGTATGCATCGGGAGCTAAATTCACACGGAATATTGAAAAAGGCATGTCTCCGCTGCTCAGCTTTTTCCTGACATTTATTCTGCCGATCCTGATCTTTGCTGCCCTCGGACAGTATATGGCGAAGAAAATGATGTCCCAGGCAGGCGGCCCAAATGCGATGGCGTTCGGTATGGGAAAAAGCAATGCCAAGGTCTACGTTCCGTCCACGGACGGCATCCGTTTTGCCGATGTCGCTGGTGAGGATGAAGCAAAGGAAAATCTTGCCGAAATCGTCGATTACCTACATAATCCCAAGAAGTATTCCGATGTCGGCGCATCTATGCCCAAGGGCGTATTGCTTGTAGGCCCTCCGGGTACCGGCAAAACGATGCTGGCTAAGGCTGTTGCAGGCGAAGCCGGTGTTCCGTTTTTCTCCATGTCCGGCTCGGAATTTGTGGAGATGTTCGTCGGTATGGGTGCATCAAAAGTGCGTGACCTGTTCAAGCAGGCCAAGGAAAAAGCGCCCTGTATCGTCTTTATCGATGAGATCGATGCCATCGGTAAAAAGCGCGATGGTCAGATAGGCGGCAACGATGAGCGTGAACAGACGCTTAACCAGCTTCTGACCGAGATGGACGGCTTTGAAGGCAACAACGGCGTCATCATTCTGGCGGCGACCAACCGCCCGGAGTCCCTTGACCCGGCGCTGACCCGCCCCGGCCGCTTTGACCGCCGTGTTCCCGTGGAGCTGCCTGACCTCGCAGGTCGTGAAGCCATCCTCAAGGTCCATGCGAAGAAGATCAAAACGGCGGACAATGTGGACTTCCATACCATCGCCCGTATGGCCTCCGGAACCTCCGGCGCAGAGCTTGCGAACATCATCAACGAAGCTGCCCTCCGTGCGGTGCGCAGTGGGCGCACAGTCGTAGAGCAGGCAGACCTGGAGGAAAGCATTGAGGTCGTCATCGCCGGCTATCAGAAGAAAAACGCCATCATGACCGATGATGAAAAGAAGGTCGTCGCCTACCATGAGATTGGCCATGCGCTGGTCGCTGCTTTGCAGACGGCTTCCGCACCGGTGCAGAAGATCACGATCATCCCCAGAACCTCCGGCGCACTGGGCTACACCATGCAGGTCGAGCAGAACGATAAGGTTCTGATGACCAAGGAAGAACTGGAAAACAAAATTGCCACGCTGACCGGTGGCCGTGCGGCGGAGGAGATCGTATTCGGGCAGATTACAACCGGTGCCTCTAATGACATCGAGCAAGCAACCAAACTTGCCCGTGCGATGATTACCCGCTACGGTATGACCGATGAATTCGATATGGTTGCGATGGAGACGGTCAGCAACCAGTACCTCGGCGGCGATACCTCGCTTGCCTGCTCGGCGGATACACAAAAAGAAATCGATCAGAAGGTCGTGGAGACTGTCAAAAAGCAGCATGAAAAGGCTCGCCGTCTGCTGGCAGACAATCGCAAGAAGTTGGATGAACTTGCAAGCTATCTTTACGAGAAAGAGACCATTACGGGCAGCGAATTCATGACGATTTTGAACAGAAAGGATGGGAATGCGGTATGA
- a CDS encoding 2-hydroxyacyl-CoA dehydratase, producing the protein MKKYRAGIDIGSTTVKLVVLDDADEILYGEYRRHQAHTQETLSTLLEEAKKSVGECELQVCITGSGAINLGKALDISFVQEVVAVATALKKCAPQTDVAIELGGEDAKIIYFTGGLEERMNGVCAGGTGSFIDQMASLLQTDAAGLNREAEQYKQIYPIAARCGVFAKTDIQPLINEGATKADLAASIFQAVVNQTISGLACGKPIRGCVAFLGGPLHFLPELKKAFVRTLGLTAETTVDPDHSHLFAAMGAAMESTEKDTVPIDTLIERLKNGVSISFEMPRLPALFESHAEYEQFCCRHARASVARGELSAYRGNCYLGIDAGSTTTKMALIGENGELLYSYYTNNNGNPIEAAKKGIHELQTLMPGNAKIVRACSTGYGEALLQAAFSLDDGEVETIAHCTAASFFDPKVDCVLDIGGQDMKCIRLKNGAVDSIMLNEACSSGCGSFIENFANSLGYTAEEFAQTALFAEHPVDLGTRCTVFMNSNVKQAQKEGASVSDISAGLAYSVIKNALYKVIKLSSAEELGSHIVVQGGTFHNKAVLRAFEEIAGAEVICPDISGVMGAFGAALIARRNYTGAPTPTKMLSLEQIEALTYSSFTRRCGGCANHCMLTVNVFDGERRHITGNRCEKMVGNAERKKAAPNMVEFKRRCIFGYEPLAESAAARGTIGIPRVLNLYENYPFWATFFKQLHFRVILSPFSSRKIYELGMESIPSESECYPAKLAHGHVQWLINQGIKTIFHPCVFYEHQETLGAQNHFNCPIVVSYPENIKNNVEAVTNGAVRYIRPFMAFTDEKTVADRMVKLCREEWNIPAPEVHAAVKAAWAEQQRVKADIRTEGKRLLNQMKHNGECGIVLAGRPYHIDPEINHGIPELIASYGLTVFTEDSLPIDFEPSRPLRVVDQWVYHSRLYNAAEFVCQHDKLEMIQLNSFGCGLDAVTTDQVSEILEASGKLYTLLKIDEVANLGAVRIRIRSLLSAMAMRKQDQSRATAKPVAYHRTEFTKEMREKGYTILAPQMSPIHFDILEPVFRKHGYNLVVLDNDNRSAVNMGLKYVNNDACYPSITVVGQFMDAVLSGKYDTDRLAIVMTQTGGCCRASNYVSFIRRALDKAGYSHIPVISLNANGMEKNEGFSLSAGLVTDAAKTIVYGDLFMRCLYRVRPYEVIPGSADALHKKWQDICIDSLINSKTQYTYKEVCRGIVNAFDSFTIDETIRKPRVGIVGEILVKYMPLANNHLVELLEREGAEVVVPDLLDFFNYCVFGSQYKAEYLGTKKSSVIVSKAAIRLIAALRKPATDALNESKRFEAPLSVYRIAEMTKPFLSLGNQYGEGWFLAGEMIELITHGTPNVVCIQPFACLPNHVVGKGVIKALKKAYPQSNIAAVDYDPGASEVNQLNRIKLMLSTAKKNIGLDG; encoded by the coding sequence ATGAAAAAATACCGTGCCGGGATCGACATCGGCTCCACGACCGTAAAGCTTGTGGTACTTGATGACGCCGATGAGATCCTTTACGGAGAATACAGACGGCATCAGGCCCACACGCAGGAAACCCTATCCACTTTGTTGGAAGAAGCCAAGAAATCTGTTGGGGAATGTGAACTGCAGGTTTGCATTACCGGCTCCGGTGCGATCAATCTGGGGAAAGCGTTGGATATTTCCTTTGTCCAGGAGGTCGTTGCCGTCGCTACAGCCCTGAAAAAATGTGCGCCGCAGACGGATGTGGCGATTGAACTTGGCGGCGAGGATGCTAAGATCATATACTTTACCGGCGGATTAGAGGAGCGAATGAACGGTGTCTGCGCCGGCGGAACCGGCTCTTTCATCGATCAAATGGCATCGCTGCTGCAAACGGATGCCGCCGGACTGAATAGAGAGGCTGAGCAGTACAAGCAGATCTACCCGATCGCAGCACGCTGCGGCGTATTTGCGAAAACAGATATTCAGCCCTTGATCAATGAAGGGGCAACCAAAGCGGACCTTGCAGCATCTATTTTTCAGGCAGTCGTGAACCAGACGATCTCCGGTCTTGCCTGCGGAAAGCCGATCCGGGGATGCGTGGCATTTCTCGGAGGTCCGCTGCATTTTCTGCCGGAACTGAAAAAGGCATTTGTACGGACTCTTGGTTTGACAGCGGAAACGACTGTTGATCCGGATCACTCCCATCTGTTTGCCGCCATGGGCGCTGCAATGGAAAGCACGGAAAAAGACACTGTCCCAATCGACACCCTGATCGAGCGTCTGAAAAACGGCGTCTCGATCTCTTTTGAAATGCCCCGGCTTCCGGCTCTATTTGAAAGTCACGCAGAATATGAGCAGTTCTGCTGCAGACACGCTCGGGCTTCCGTTGCCCGTGGTGAGCTTTCCGCCTATCGAGGGAACTGCTATCTGGGAATCGACGCTGGTTCTACGACAACCAAGATGGCGCTGATCGGGGAAAACGGTGAACTGCTGTATTCTTACTACACGAACAACAACGGCAACCCAATCGAGGCGGCAAAAAAGGGTATCCACGAACTGCAAACGCTAATGCCGGGGAATGCAAAAATCGTCCGGGCGTGCTCTACCGGCTACGGAGAGGCACTGCTGCAGGCTGCCTTTTCTCTGGATGACGGAGAAGTGGAAACGATTGCTCACTGTACGGCCGCTTCTTTCTTCGATCCAAAAGTGGACTGTGTGCTGGACATTGGCGGTCAGGATATGAAATGTATCCGTCTGAAAAACGGTGCTGTGGACAGTATCATGCTTAACGAAGCCTGCTCCTCTGGCTGCGGTTCCTTTATTGAAAACTTTGCAAACTCTTTAGGATATACTGCAGAAGAGTTCGCACAAACCGCACTATTTGCCGAACACCCGGTTGACCTCGGTACCCGGTGCACGGTTTTCATGAATTCCAATGTCAAGCAGGCACAAAAAGAAGGTGCCTCGGTTTCGGATATTTCCGCCGGCCTTGCCTATTCCGTGATCAAAAACGCTTTGTATAAGGTCATCAAGCTGTCCTCGGCGGAGGAGCTTGGCAGCCATATCGTCGTGCAGGGCGGTACTTTTCATAACAAGGCTGTCTTGCGGGCGTTTGAAGAAATTGCCGGTGCAGAAGTGATTTGCCCGGATATTTCCGGCGTGATGGGTGCTTTCGGTGCCGCATTGATCGCCAGACGCAATTACACCGGAGCACCGACACCGACTAAGATGCTTTCACTGGAGCAGATCGAGGCGCTGACCTATTCCTCTTTCACAAGACGCTGCGGCGGCTGTGCCAACCATTGTATGCTGACGGTAAATGTTTTTGACGGAGAGCGCCGCCACATCACAGGAAATCGCTGTGAAAAGATGGTCGGCAATGCCGAGCGGAAAAAAGCTGCACCCAATATGGTTGAATTCAAGCGCCGATGCATATTTGGCTATGAGCCGCTTGCAGAGTCAGCTGCCGCACGGGGGACGATCGGTATTCCCCGGGTGCTGAACCTATATGAAAACTACCCGTTTTGGGCAACCTTTTTCAAACAGCTGCATTTCCGGGTCATCTTATCCCCCTTTTCAAGCCGAAAGATCTACGAGCTTGGGATGGAGTCAATCCCATCCGAATCGGAATGTTACCCCGCAAAGCTGGCGCACGGCCATGTACAGTGGCTCATCAACCAAGGCATCAAAACGATCTTTCACCCCTGCGTATTCTACGAACACCAGGAAACGCTGGGAGCACAGAACCATTTTAATTGCCCCATTGTTGTTTCATATCCTGAAAACATCAAAAACAATGTGGAAGCCGTTACCAATGGAGCCGTGCGCTACATACGCCCATTTATGGCGTTTACCGATGAAAAGACGGTTGCTGACCGCATGGTAAAGCTCTGCCGTGAGGAATGGAATATTCCCGCACCGGAGGTGCATGCGGCAGTAAAAGCGGCATGGGCAGAACAGCAGCGGGTCAAGGCAGATATTCGTACGGAAGGCAAGCGCCTGCTCAATCAGATGAAGCATAACGGCGAGTGCGGAATCGTGCTGGCGGGGCGGCCGTATCATATCGACCCCGAAATCAACCACGGGATCCCGGAACTGATTGCCTCCTACGGTCTGACGGTTTTTACTGAGGATAGTCTTCCCATCGATTTTGAGCCGTCCCGGCCCTTGCGTGTTGTGGATCAGTGGGTATATCATTCCCGGCTGTACAATGCAGCGGAATTTGTCTGCCAACATGATAAATTGGAGATGATTCAGCTCAATTCTTTCGGATGCGGACTTGATGCCGTAACGACAGATCAGGTAAGCGAGATTCTGGAGGCTTCCGGCAAGCTGTATACGCTTTTGAAGATCGACGAGGTCGCCAATCTCGGCGCTGTCCGTATCCGAATCCGCAGCTTGCTCTCTGCTATGGCTATGCGAAAGCAGGATCAAAGCAGGGCGACGGCAAAGCCTGTGGCGTATCACCGAACAGAGTTCACCAAAGAAATGCGGGAAAAGGGGTATACCATTCTTGCGCCGCAAATGAGTCCGATCCATTTTGATATTTTGGAGCCCGTGTTCCGCAAGCACGGATATAACCTGGTTGTTCTGGACAATGACAATCGCAGTGCTGTGAATATGGGACTCAAATATGTCAATAACGATGCCTGCTATCCTTCTATTACGGTGGTCGGACAATTTATGGATGCCGTACTTTCCGGCAAATATGATACCGACCGTTTGGCAATCGTTATGACACAGACCGGCGGATGCTGTCGTGCCAGCAACTATGTATCCTTCATTCGCCGCGCCTTGGATAAGGCCGGATACTCCCATATTCCGGTCATTTCCCTGAACGCCAACGGGATGGAGAAAAATGAGGGTTTCAGCCTGTCCGCCGGTTTAGTCACGGATGCCGCAAAAACGATCGTCTACGGAGATCTTTTTATGCGCTGCCTGTACCGTGTGCGACCGTATGAGGTCATACCCGGTTCTGCCGATGCGCTCCATAAAAAGTGGCAGGATATTTGCATCGACTCACTCATAAATTCAAAAACGCAGTACACCTATAAGGAAGTATGCCGTGGAATCGTCAATGCGTTTGACAGCTTCACCATCGATGAAACGATCCGTAAGCCGAGGGTCGGCATTGTCGGTGAGATCCTTGTGAAGTATATGCCGCTGGCAAACAACCACTTGGTGGAACTGCTGGAACGGGAAGGTGCCGAGGTTGTTGTTCCGGATCTGCTGGACTTCTTCAATTACTGTGTTTTCGGCTCCCAATACAAGGCGGAATACCTCGGCACCAAAAAATCTTCGGTCATCGTATCCAAGGCGGCAATAAGGCTGATTGCCGCTCTGCGCAAACCGGCAACTGATGCGCTGAACGAAAGCAAACGGTTTGAGGCCCCATTGTCTGTTTACCGGATTGCTGAAATGACAAAACCCTTTTTGTCTTTGGGCAATCAATACGGTGAGGGGTGGTTCTTAGCCGGAGAAATGATCGAACTGATCACACATGGCACGCCGAATGTAGTTTGTATTCAGCCGTTTGCGTGTCTTCCAAACCATGTTGTAGGCAAGGGCGTGATCAAAGCGCTGAAAAAAGCATACCCGCAAAGCAATATTGCTGCGGTGGATTATGACCCCGGTGCCAGCGAGGTCAATCAGCTGAACCGCATCAAGCTTATGCTGTCCACAGCAAAGAAAAACATAGGTCTCGATGGCTGA
- a CDS encoding ABC transporter ATP-binding protein has product MFELLKKMKRKEWLTAGLCAILVLGQIYFDLRLPDYMSDLTVLIKTPGSAMSDIWQTGLEMLGCTLASALLAVICGYLAAQTAAGFSYTIREKVFNQVADFGQYEMQQFSVPSLINRTTNDITQIQMLVAMGLQIMIKSPIMAIWAVIKIINKSWTLSVITAGFVVALLAMMAIVIAVIVPRVRRVQKLTDNINRVSRENLTGINVVHAYNAEKYQAEKFEQANDELMRTQLFNQHGFAMLMPAVSFAMNTLALTVYWVGASIVEKVALTDVAARIATFGDIMVFGTYATYVIMSIMMMVMIVMFFPSAQVSAGRINEVLNAKITLREGKSDNAPEVGTVEFKDVSFHYPTSDKDVLENISFKVNKGETIAFIGATGSGKTTLISLAARFYDTTSGTVLIDGKDIKEYTFDALYDRIGYVTQKAVLFAGDIRDNVLFGESAAVPTDENAQKALELAQASEFVEKLPGKLDAPISQGGSNVSGGQKQRLAIARALARNPEILIFDDSFSALDYKTDAALRKGLAEKLGGVTCMIVAQRIGTIRNADKIVVLDEGKAVGIGTHEELIKNCAVYREIAMSQLSAEELGA; this is encoded by the coding sequence ATGTTTGAGCTATTAAAGAAAATGAAACGCAAGGAGTGGCTGACTGCCGGGCTTTGCGCCATTCTGGTATTGGGTCAGATCTATTTTGATCTGCGCCTGCCGGACTATATGAGCGACCTGACAGTACTTATCAAGACCCCTGGCAGCGCAATGAGTGACATCTGGCAAACAGGGCTTGAAATGCTCGGCTGCACGCTCGCAAGCGCTCTGCTTGCGGTAATTTGCGGATACTTGGCAGCGCAGACTGCCGCAGGCTTCAGCTATACAATCCGTGAAAAGGTGTTTAATCAGGTGGCGGATTTCGGTCAGTATGAAATGCAGCAGTTTTCTGTTCCGAGCCTGATCAACCGCACGACGAATGACATCACGCAGATCCAGATGCTTGTGGCAATGGGCCTGCAAATTATGATCAAATCTCCGATCATGGCGATTTGGGCGGTCATAAAGATCATCAACAAAAGCTGGACGCTGTCTGTTATCACCGCCGGCTTTGTCGTGGCGCTGCTTGCCATGATGGCAATCGTCATTGCGGTGATCGTGCCGCGTGTCCGCCGTGTGCAGAAATTGACGGATAACATCAACCGTGTATCCCGTGAAAATCTGACGGGCATCAATGTGGTGCACGCTTATAATGCCGAGAAATATCAAGCGGAAAAATTTGAGCAGGCCAACGACGAATTGATGAGAACGCAGCTGTTCAATCAGCACGGATTTGCGATGCTTATGCCGGCTGTCTCGTTCGCTATGAATACTTTGGCATTGACCGTCTATTGGGTAGGCGCATCTATCGTGGAAAAGGTCGCACTTACAGATGTCGCAGCGAGGATCGCAACATTCGGTGACATTATGGTATTCGGCACCTATGCAACCTATGTCATCATGTCCATTATGATGATGGTCATGATTGTAATGTTCTTCCCTTCGGCCCAGGTTTCTGCCGGGCGTATCAATGAGGTGCTGAATGCAAAAATCACCTTACGGGAAGGAAAATCGGACAACGCTCCCGAAGTGGGCACAGTCGAGTTCAAGGATGTTTCCTTCCACTATCCCACCTCGGATAAGGATGTATTGGAAAACATCAGCTTTAAGGTGAATAAAGGTGAAACCATTGCATTTATCGGTGCGACCGGCAGCGGTAAAACAACGCTCATCAGCCTGGCAGCTCGCTTTTACGACACGACCTCCGGCACGGTCCTGATCGACGGAAAGGATATAAAAGAATACACCTTCGACGCCCTTTACGACCGTATCGGATATGTAACGCAGAAAGCGGTTCTGTTTGCCGGTGACATCCGGGATAATGTGCTGTTCGGTGAAAGCGCCGCAGTTCCTACCGACGAAAACGCACAGAAAGCCTTGGAACTTGCCCAGGCAAGTGAATTTGTCGAAAAACTGCCCGGCAAATTAGATGCACCGATTTCACAGGGCGGATCCAATGTTTCCGGCGGACAGAAGCAGCGTTTGGCAATCGCCCGTGCGTTGGCGAGAAATCCCGAGATTTTGATTTTCGATGACTCCTTCTCCGCATTGGACTACAAAACCGATGCAGCGCTGCGAAAAGGTCTTGCCGAAAAGCTCGGCGGCGTTACCTGCATGATCGTTGCCCAGAGAATCGGTACGATCCGCAACGCCGATAAGATCGTCGTTCTGGATGAAGGCAAGGCCGTTGGGATCGGTACGCATGAGGAACTGATAAAGAATTGTGCTGTCTATCGAGAAATTGCCATGTCGCAGTTGTCCGCCGAAGAACTGGGCGCATAA
- a CDS encoding HdeD family acid-resistance protein, with product MKRKNGFGWSELIVGVLLILLGIFAFIRPESMLTGAVVIYGVIAIVMGIEDLVVYARLSRFISFGPMLSLISGILSVMCGVMLIANPNVGKWALTILLPIWFIAHCISELTRTNLIRLIGNPFYYYFSLILNILGLVLGFVMIFSPALSFVTLRAICYMVAIYLILFGIESIIAAFARRNSDW from the coding sequence ATGAAAAGAAAAAACGGCTTTGGATGGAGCGAATTGATCGTCGGCGTGCTCCTGATCCTGCTTGGCATCTTTGCCTTTATCCGCCCGGAAAGCATGCTGACGGGAGCGGTCGTTATTTACGGCGTGATCGCCATTGTGATGGGCATTGAAGATCTCGTGGTATATGCCCGGCTTTCCCGCTTTATCAGCTTCGGTCCGATGCTGTCGTTGATCTCTGGGATTTTAAGCGTTATGTGCGGCGTGATGCTGATCGCCAATCCCAATGTCGGGAAATGGGCACTGACGATTCTTCTCCCGATTTGGTTTATCGCCCACTGCATATCCGAGCTGACAAGGACAAACCTGATTCGTTTGATTGGAAATCCGTTTTATTACTATTTCTCACTGATTCTGAACATTCTCGGGCTTGTGCTCGGATTTGTGATGATCTTTAGTCCGGCGCTTTCCTTTGTAACGCTCAGAGCGATCTGCTATATGGTGGCAATCTATCTGATCCTGTTCGGCATCGAAAGCATTATTGCGGCTTTTGCCCGCAGAAACTCCGACTGGTAA
- a CDS encoding ABC transporter ATP-binding protein, translating to MNGNQMMGRRTGVPEKSKRGIKGVLKELFTYSSKLRLPMIIAFVFSMIGAVLTIIGPNQLSRITDLISDGLMTGIDLSAVAKVGGVLLAIYLIGEVCGYIEQYIMATVTLDLSKKMRRDLSDKINKVPMKCFGKISHGDILSRVTNDVSTLQQALSNSLPSMISAVAQFVGCLIMMLVTEWRMALAAIAITLIGFVVMAVIMSRSQKYFVARQQSLGKLNGYVEEMYSGHDVVRISRANNEIKKNFAGMNRAVYDANRKSQFLSGVMQPLMNVIGNLGYVAVCVIGAALVMDGQITFGVITAFIMFVRLFTSPLSTLAQGMTQMQTAAAAGDRIFDFLQEEELSDESYKTEKLTEVHGEVEFDHVRFSYPDNPDKIIIKDFSAHIKPGQKVAIVGPTGAGKTTMVNLLMRFFDLVGGDIRIDGISTSDLTRENIHELFGMVLQDTWLFDGTVRENLVYNKTGVTDEELEKACRACGIYHFIETLPNGFDTVLGENVVISAGQKQLFTIARAMIKNSPMMILDEATSSVDTRTELMTQKAMDTLTEHRTSFVIAHRLSTIKNADLILVMKEGDIIEQGTHEELLAQGGFYADLYNSQFDKAS from the coding sequence ATGAACGGAAATCAAATGATGGGGCGCCGAACAGGCGTGCCCGAAAAAAGTAAACGAGGAATAAAGGGCGTTCTGAAAGAACTGTTTACCTATTCTTCAAAATTGCGGCTGCCAATGATCATTGCGTTTGTGTTTTCCATGATCGGCGCTGTCTTGACGATCATCGGGCCAAACCAGCTTAGTCGTATCACGGATCTGATCTCAGACGGACTGATGACCGGCATTGACCTTTCTGCCGTTGCAAAGGTGGGAGGCGTCCTGCTGGCGATCTATCTGATCGGTGAAGTGTGCGGATATATTGAGCAATATATCATGGCTACCGTTACGCTGGATCTGTCCAAGAAAATGCGGCGGGATCTTTCCGATAAAATCAATAAGGTCCCTATGAAGTGCTTTGGGAAAATCTCGCACGGCGATATTCTGAGCCGTGTGACAAATGATGTCAGCACGCTTCAGCAGGCACTTTCCAACAGCCTTCCGTCGATGATCAGTGCAGTTGCCCAATTCGTAGGCTGCCTGATTATGATGCTTGTGACGGAGTGGCGAATGGCGCTTGCAGCGATCGCCATTACGCTGATTGGATTCGTTGTAATGGCGGTAATCATGTCCCGTTCTCAAAAATACTTCGTCGCCCGTCAGCAGAGTCTCGGTAAGCTCAACGGCTATGTGGAGGAAATGTACTCCGGCCATGATGTTGTACGCATTTCCCGTGCCAACAACGAGATCAAAAAGAACTTTGCCGGGATGAACCGTGCGGTTTACGATGCAAACCGGAAAAGTCAGTTTCTATCCGGCGTTATGCAGCCGCTGATGAATGTGATCGGCAATCTCGGTTATGTAGCGGTCTGTGTGATCGGTGCGGCTTTGGTTATGGATGGGCAGATCACCTTTGGCGTAATCACGGCATTTATCATGTTTGTCCGCTTGTTTACCTCCCCGCTCAGCACACTGGCACAGGGTATGACGCAGATGCAGACGGCAGCTGCCGCCGGAGATCGGATATTCGACTTCCTGCAGGAGGAAGAACTTTCGGATGAAAGCTATAAGACCGAGAAATTGACCGAGGTGCATGGCGAGGTCGAATTCGACCATGTTCGCTTCAGCTATCCGGATAATCCGGACAAAATCATTATCAAAGATTTTTCTGCTCACATCAAGCCGGGGCAGAAAGTCGCTATCGTCGGTCCTACAGGTGCCGGTAAGACAACAATGGTCAACCTTTTGATGCGGTTCTTTGATCTGGTCGGCGGCGATATCCGCATTGACGGTATTTCTACCTCCGATTTGACACGAGAAAACATCCACGAGCTGTTTGGCATGGTGCTGCAGGACACCTGGCTGTTTGACGGAACCGTGCGTGAAAATCTCGTTTACAACAAAACAGGGGTTACGGACGAAGAACTTGAAAAGGCCTGCCGTGCGTGTGGGATCTATCACTTTATCGAGACGCTTCCGAATGGCTTTGATACCGTGCTTGGAGAAAATGTGGTCATTTCCGCAGGGCAAAAGCAGCTCTTTACCATTGCTCGTGCCATGATCAAAAACAGCCCAATGATGATCCTGGACGAAGCGACCAGCTCGGTCGATACACGGACGGAGCTGATGACGCAGAAGGCTATGGATACGCTGACAGAGCACAGAACCAGCTTCGTGATCGCTCATCGGCTTTCTACCATTAAAAACGCTGACCTGATCCTTGTGATGAAGGAAGGCGACATCATCGAACAGGGCACGCATGAGGAACTGCTGGCACAGGGCGGTTTCTATGCTGACCTATACAACAGCCAGTTTGACAAAGCATCTTAA
- a CDS encoding beta/alpha barrel domain-containing protein, translated as MKKEQIPQIGSRLRQHILKIPEAVFQASGIIINGRRIKSFVFTTDLAIIRNCDADAVFAVYPFTPQQAISDAIIRSSYIPVFCGVGGGTTKGIRTVSLAKDVESQGAMGVVLNAPISDLNLLAVSNAVDIPVIITVTHEGTDIASRLQHGAAILNIACGKETPNVVRKIRSEFPNVPLVASGGKTNESIYETIVAGANAITYTPPSTQELFKELMAKYRT; from the coding sequence ATGAAAAAGGAGCAGATCCCTCAGATCGGCAGCCGTTTGCGGCAGCATATTCTGAAGATCCCGGAGGCGGTTTTCCAAGCCAGCGGAATTATCATCAACGGACGCAGGATCAAAAGCTTTGTCTTTACCACCGATCTTGCAATTATTCGGAATTGTGACGCCGATGCCGTGTTTGCGGTCTATCCCTTTACTCCGCAGCAAGCGATCAGCGATGCAATCATTCGCTCCTCTTATATCCCGGTGTTCTGCGGCGTTGGTGGCGGGACGACCAAGGGAATAAGGACGGTATCCTTGGCGAAGGACGTGGAGTCGCAAGGTGCTATGGGAGTTGTGCTGAATGCACCGATTTCCGATCTGAATCTTCTGGCTGTAAGCAACGCCGTAGATATTCCGGTGATTATCACGGTGACGCATGAGGGCACGGACATTGCCAGCCGTTTGCAGCATGGCGCTGCGATCTTAAATATCGCCTGCGGAAAAGAGACTCCGAATGTTGTACGAAAAATCCGCTCGGAGTTTCCGAATGTTCCGCTGGTTGCATCCGGTGGGAAAACCAACGAAAGCATCTATGAGACAATCGTGGCCGGGGCCAACGCTATTACCTATACGCCGCCCTCGACGCAGGAATTGTTTAAGGAACTGATGGCAAAGTATCGAACTTAA